A single region of the Hyphomonas adhaerens MHS-3 genome encodes:
- a CDS encoding YcgN family cysteine cluster protein has protein sequence MSTPFWKQKTLEQMSPEEWESLCDGCAKCCLLKLEDEDTGEIAYTKLHCRLLDGQACACMDYENRKKIVEDCVILTPQKVAEIKWMPRTCAYRLVLEGKDLPDWHYLVCGDRNRVHTTGNSVRGRTVSEDTVFDEDLEDWEEWIVDWEGNAP, from the coding sequence ATGAGCACGCCGTTCTGGAAGCAGAAGACGCTGGAACAGATGTCGCCGGAGGAGTGGGAGTCGCTTTGCGACGGCTGCGCCAAGTGCTGTCTTTTGAAACTGGAAGACGAGGACACGGGCGAGATCGCCTACACGAAACTGCATTGCCGTTTGCTGGACGGGCAGGCCTGCGCCTGCATGGACTATGAGAACCGCAAGAAGATCGTCGAGGATTGCGTGATCCTGACCCCGCAGAAAGTGGCGGAGATCAAATGGATGCCGCGCACCTGCGCCTACCGCCTCGTGCTGGAAGGCAAGGATTTGCCGGACTGGCACTATCTTGTCTGCGGCGACAGGAACCGCGTGCACACCACCGGGAACTCCGTCCGGGGCCGGACCGTGTCCGAAGACACGGTCTTCGACGAAGACCTCGAAGACTGGGAAGAGTGGATCGTCGACTGGGAAGGTAACGCGCCTTAG
- a CDS encoding GNAT family N-acetyltransferase produces MSEITHDQNMMRYSYFENGIEAYLTYERPSAGQVHITHTIVPGPLGGRGLGKRLVEAAMADVIASGETVSSSCWFATALIEKTPEWSAAQA; encoded by the coding sequence ATGAGCGAGATCACCCACGACCAAAACATGATGCGATACTCATATTTCGAGAACGGTATTGAGGCCTATCTCACTTATGAGCGCCCGAGCGCTGGCCAGGTTCACATTACGCACACGATCGTGCCGGGGCCGCTCGGCGGCCGTGGTCTTGGCAAGCGCCTCGTCGAAGCGGCCATGGCCGATGTGATCGCCAGCGGTGAAACCGTCTCGTCCAGCTGCTGGTTTGCGACCGCGCTGATCGAAAAGACACCCGAATGGTCGGCCGCGCAGGCATGA
- a CDS encoding GNAT family N-acetyltransferase — protein MDAFDIRKEDGETGGRYVTVVDGHEAEMTYSKAGTSRIIIDHTGVPKALGGRGVGVALVQRAVEDARAAGLKIIPLCPFAKAQIEKHKEWQDILA, from the coding sequence ATGGACGCGTTCGACATCCGGAAAGAAGACGGAGAAACAGGCGGGCGCTATGTCACCGTCGTCGACGGCCATGAAGCCGAGATGACCTATTCGAAGGCAGGCACATCCCGCATCATCATCGACCATACCGGTGTGCCGAAAGCACTTGGCGGGCGCGGCGTGGGCGTGGCACTTGTGCAGCGCGCCGTTGAAGACGCCCGCGCGGCGGGCCTGAAGATCATCCCCCTCTGCCCCTTTGCGAAGGCGCAGATCGAGAAACACAAGGAATGGCAGGACATTCTGGCATGA
- a CDS encoding CsbD family protein gives MDKEHVKGAAKKAEGTLKEATGKAVGDKSLEMKGKMDKAEGEVRDKVGDAKDAVDKAS, from the coding sequence ATGGACAAGGAACATGTGAAAGGCGCCGCCAAGAAGGCCGAAGGGACGCTCAAGGAAGCGACCGGCAAGGCCGTCGGCGACAAGAGCCTGGAAATGAAAGGCAAGATGGACAAGGCCGAAGGCGAAGTCCGCGATAAAGTCGGCGATGCGAAGGATGCTGTCGACAAGGCGTCGTAA
- the mnmC gene encoding FAD-dependent 5-carboxymethylaminomethyl-2-thiouridine(34) oxidoreductase MnmC — protein sequence MSRLLTQPEIDWKEDGTPVARAAGDVYFTAGDGLAETRAVFLAGCGLPEGWSGRESFTIAETGFGTGLNFLAAWDLWRQTRPSPTAFLHFVSYEGFPLAREDAARALSAWPELAGLSDRLIAVWPGPVRGVRHFIWPEDGVSLTLHLADIAESFPDSVYHADAWFLDGFSPAKNEAMWAPDLFKWVSERSVPGAPAATFTVAGAVRRGLADAGFSVAKAPGHGRKRERLEARLATPPAPEPDVFGLSRPLPRANRVAILGAGIAGASAAHALKQLGAEPVIFDPADGPASGGSGNPMGLVMPRLDAGDTAQARLLVDAYLAARQTYRGRPGVTETDVRQVPKDDAETARFEKLLADPPLPLEDLEALAGGGLLHKRALIVEPAKLLPSLLAGVEQHYGARPDVDLASRTVNGRAFDAIVLANGMAAGALLPWLGLEARMGQVDFTDGPAGAPPFAMASGTYALACGTRRLWGATFDKVAPETTPFTSDAAREENLKGVEALSPYWIRDTRSTDIASRASLRATTADRLPLIGAAPDHDAFLETFAGMRKGRPADADAPLLDRVFVSSGFGARGFTWGPWAGSVLAARLCGAPAPASRSALEAVAPARLLLRALKRGRA from the coding sequence ATGAGCCGCCTGCTGACACAGCCCGAAATCGACTGGAAGGAAGACGGCACGCCGGTCGCCCGGGCCGCTGGCGATGTCTACTTCACCGCCGGGGACGGGTTGGCCGAAACACGGGCGGTTTTCCTTGCCGGATGCGGCCTGCCGGAGGGCTGGAGCGGGCGCGAAAGCTTCACGATCGCGGAAACCGGCTTCGGCACGGGGCTGAACTTCCTTGCGGCGTGGGATCTCTGGCGCCAGACCCGGCCGTCTCCGACGGCTTTCCTGCATTTTGTGAGCTATGAGGGCTTTCCGCTGGCCCGTGAGGACGCCGCACGCGCCCTGTCGGCCTGGCCGGAGCTGGCAGGCCTGTCAGACCGGCTGATCGCGGTCTGGCCCGGCCCTGTACGCGGCGTACGCCATTTTATCTGGCCCGAAGACGGGGTGTCGCTCACCCTCCACCTCGCTGATATTGCAGAGTCTTTTCCAGACAGCGTTTACCATGCCGATGCCTGGTTTCTCGACGGGTTCAGCCCCGCGAAGAATGAAGCCATGTGGGCGCCGGACCTGTTCAAATGGGTAAGTGAACGCAGCGTTCCGGGTGCGCCGGCCGCCACCTTCACCGTGGCAGGCGCCGTGCGGCGTGGATTGGCGGACGCAGGCTTTTCCGTGGCCAAAGCGCCCGGGCATGGCCGTAAACGGGAGCGGCTGGAGGCACGCCTCGCCACCCCGCCCGCGCCCGAACCGGATGTTTTCGGCCTCAGCCGCCCCCTGCCCCGGGCAAACCGCGTCGCCATTCTCGGCGCAGGCATCGCCGGGGCGAGCGCGGCCCACGCCCTGAAACAGCTGGGCGCCGAGCCGGTCATTTTCGATCCGGCAGATGGCCCGGCCAGCGGCGGCAGCGGAAATCCGATGGGCCTTGTGATGCCGCGCCTCGATGCCGGCGACACGGCGCAGGCCCGCCTGCTGGTCGACGCCTATCTCGCGGCCCGGCAGACCTATCGCGGCCGTCCCGGCGTGACCGAAACCGACGTGCGGCAAGTGCCGAAGGATGACGCGGAAACGGCCCGGTTTGAAAAACTGCTGGCCGACCCGCCCCTGCCGCTCGAAGATCTGGAAGCGCTGGCCGGGGGCGGCCTGTTGCACAAGCGGGCCCTGATCGTCGAACCGGCAAAACTGCTCCCGTCCCTGCTGGCCGGGGTGGAACAGCACTATGGCGCGCGGCCGGATGTGGATCTTGCCAGCCGCACAGTGAATGGCCGGGCGTTCGATGCGATTGTCCTCGCCAATGGCATGGCGGCCGGGGCGCTGTTGCCCTGGCTGGGCCTTGAGGCCCGCATGGGCCAGGTCGACTTCACCGACGGACCGGCGGGCGCCCCGCCTTTCGCCATGGCGAGCGGCACATATGCCCTTGCCTGCGGGACGCGCCGCCTCTGGGGCGCAACCTTCGACAAGGTCGCGCCAGAGACCACACCATTCACATCGGATGCGGCCCGCGAAGAAAACCTGAAAGGCGTCGAGGCGCTCTCGCCCTACTGGATCCGCGACACACGGAGCACCGACATCGCCTCCCGCGCCAGCCTGCGGGCCACGACGGCCGACCGCCTGCCGCTGATCGGCGCGGCCCCCGATCATGACGCCTTTCTCGAAACCTTTGCCGGAATGCGAAAAGGGCGCCCGGCCGATGCGGACGCCCCATTGCTGGATCGAGTTTTTGTTTCATCCGGCTTTGGCGCCCGCGGGTTCACCTGGGGGCCCTGGGCCGGGTCGGTGCTCGCCGCCCGCCTCTGCGGCGCCCCTGCCCCGGCCAGCCGGTCCGCGCTGGAGGCCGTGGCCCCGGCGCGCCTGCTGTTGCGTGCGCTAAAACGAGGTCGCGCGTAA
- the pspC gene encoding envelope stress response membrane protein PspC: MPRHSRPYRDAVHGEDRNYGSPNPKRFYRSREDKVIAGVCGGLAERFGWEPILVRVLAVLAFFFVMGPLALIAYVTIWMITPRTPFGRAAISPDEDAFWRNVSDRPRVTFGNLKYTFMDLDERLRDIERKVTSDEWRLRKEFRDLEQGNN; the protein is encoded by the coding sequence ATGCCCCGCCATTCCCGCCCATACCGCGATGCCGTCCACGGCGAAGACCGGAACTATGGCTCTCCCAATCCCAAGCGTTTCTACCGCTCCCGCGAAGACAAGGTCATCGCCGGTGTCTGCGGTGGTCTCGCCGAACGTTTTGGCTGGGAGCCGATCCTGGTCCGTGTCCTGGCCGTGCTGGCCTTCTTCTTCGTGATGGGACCGCTCGCGCTGATCGCCTATGTGACCATCTGGATGATCACGCCGCGCACCCCTTTTGGCCGCGCGGCGATCTCGCCGGATGAAGACGCCTTCTGGCGTAACGTCTCCGATCGCCCGCGCGTCACATTCGGCAATCTCAAATACACCTTCATGGACCTCGACGAACGTCTTCGGGATATCGAGCGCAAGGTCACGTCAGACGAATGGCGCCTGCGCAAGGAATTCCGGGATCTCGAACAGGGCAATAACTGA
- the pspB gene encoding envelope stress response membrane protein PspB: MPEEVFAIAIVSIIFIGFPAVMFHYITQWRKQKTLMPDDERIMEDLWRSAKAMERRIETLERLLEAGDAEETRPPPRRSRPTFDD, encoded by the coding sequence ATGCCTGAGGAAGTTTTCGCCATTGCCATCGTCAGCATCATCTTCATCGGCTTTCCCGCCGTGATGTTTCACTACATCACGCAGTGGCGGAAGCAGAAGACCCTGATGCCTGACGATGAGCGGATAATGGAAGACCTCTGGCGTTCGGCCAAGGCGATGGAACGCCGGATCGAAACGCTGGAACGCCTGCTCGAAGCAGGGGATGCGGAGGAAACCCGTCCGCCGCCCCGCCGCTCCCGCCCCACTTTTGACGACTAA
- the pspA gene encoding phage shock protein PspA, translating to MGLFSRLGDIINSNINSMLDNAENPEKIARLIIQEMEDTLVEVRTAAARAMADKKEMERDITHFTTVRDDWAAKAELAIDKGREDLARGALVAKQKADAEIDRRKNAMAAAEEAFEKRQDDLSKLQAKLDEAKAKHRALMMRREAAEQRIRVRSQVYDGRVDEALARYGNIERKVDEMEAYADQIRGSEPTLEAQFAALEQDESIEKELAALKAKRTKSSSKKSEG from the coding sequence ATGGGTCTGTTCTCCCGCCTCGGTGACATCATCAACTCGAATATCAATTCGATGCTCGACAATGCCGAGAACCCCGAAAAAATCGCGCGCCTGATCATTCAGGAAATGGAAGACACGCTGGTCGAGGTCCGTACCGCGGCTGCCCGTGCCATGGCCGACAAGAAGGAAATGGAACGCGATATCACCCACTTCACCACCGTCCGTGACGACTGGGCCGCCAAGGCCGAACTCGCCATCGACAAGGGCCGTGAAGACCTTGCCCGCGGCGCGCTGGTCGCCAAGCAGAAAGCCGACGCTGAAATCGACCGCCGCAAGAATGCGATGGCCGCAGCCGAGGAAGCTTTCGAAAAGCGCCAGGACGACCTGTCGAAACTTCAGGCCAAGCTGGACGAGGCCAAAGCCAAGCATCGTGCCCTGATGATGCGCCGCGAAGCCGCTGAACAGCGGATCCGCGTCCGCAGCCAGGTCTATGACGGCCGGGTCGACGAAGCGCTTGCCCGCTACGGCAATATCGAGCGCAAGGTCGACGAGATGGAAGCCTATGCTGACCAGATCCGCGGTTCCGAGCCGACTCTTGAAGCCCAGTTCGCTGCGCTTGAGCAGGACGAAAGCATCGAGAAGGAACTCGCCGCGCTGAAGGCAAAGCGGACCAAGTCTTCATCCAAGAAGTCGGAGGGCTGA
- the pspF gene encoding phage shock protein operon transcriptional activator, translated as MIGENTQLIGEAPAWLSAQEHVSRVATLDRPILVIGERGTGKELIGERLHFLSKRWEGPFIKVNCAALSETLLDSELFGHERGAFTGATEQRKGRFELADGGTIFLDEIATASQQVQEKLLRVVEYGEFQRLGGSRVLTTNVRIIAATNADLPAMADAGEFRSDLLDRLAFDVITLPPLRARRGDASLLADHFARRMAIEMGQDFPGFAPSAIAAIEAHDWPGNVRELRNFAQRLTHRSMVMTPGEPVVFDPAALDPFDSPWRPRTSPGKPAPAPHPVSAPEHVPGRIDPSVTADFQAQVAAFEMRLIDEALSWAKGHQGQAADALGLTYHQFRGLLKKHDYGKKPGKPKDDEEGTPLNGPPRPAM; from the coding sequence ATGATTGGTGAAAACACACAACTCATCGGGGAGGCTCCGGCCTGGCTCAGCGCGCAGGAACATGTTTCCCGCGTCGCGACGCTGGACCGGCCGATCCTGGTGATCGGGGAACGCGGCACCGGCAAGGAACTGATCGGAGAGCGCCTGCACTTCCTGTCGAAGCGCTGGGAAGGCCCCTTCATCAAGGTGAACTGTGCGGCGCTGTCGGAAACGCTGCTCGATTCCGAACTCTTCGGGCACGAACGCGGGGCCTTCACCGGCGCGACGGAACAGCGGAAGGGCCGCTTCGAACTCGCCGATGGCGGCACCATCTTCCTCGACGAAATCGCCACGGCCTCCCAGCAGGTTCAGGAAAAACTGCTGCGGGTGGTGGAGTATGGGGAATTCCAGCGCCTCGGTGGCTCGCGCGTACTGACGACGAATGTGCGCATCATCGCCGCCACAAACGCCGACCTGCCGGCCATGGCAGACGCCGGGGAGTTCAGGTCAGACCTGCTCGACCGGCTCGCCTTCGATGTGATCACCCTGCCCCCGCTGCGCGCCCGGCGGGGGGATGCCAGCCTGCTGGCGGATCATTTCGCCCGGCGGATGGCCATCGAAATGGGTCAGGACTTTCCCGGTTTCGCCCCCTCAGCCATTGCCGCAATTGAGGCCCATGACTGGCCGGGCAATGTGCGGGAGTTGCGCAATTTCGCCCAGCGTCTCACGCATCGGTCCATGGTGATGACCCCGGGCGAACCGGTCGTTTTCGACCCGGCCGCGCTGGACCCGTTCGACTCTCCCTGGCGCCCCCGGACATCTCCCGGCAAGCCGGCCCCGGCCCCGCACCCCGTCTCTGCACCAGAACATGTTCCCGGGCGGATCGATCCGTCGGTGACGGCCGATTTCCAGGCACAGGTCGCGGCGTTTGAAATGCGGCTGATCGATGAAGCGCTCAGCTGGGCCAAAGGCCATCAGGGCCAGGCAGCCGATGCCCTCGGCCTGACTTACCACCAGTTCCGGGGCCTTCTGAAAAAGCATGATTACGGAAAGAAGCCCGGCAAACCGAAGGACGATGAGGAAGGCACGCCCTTAAACGGCCCCCCGCGCCCGGCCATGTAA
- a CDS encoding response regulator, with the protein MTSGGCAILLVEDEFLIALDVQMRLQEAGYNVLDPVASVEEAMSVLDKTPVCAAILDMNIRGSTSLPIAQRLQAEGKPFIFLSGNDTYQLQEKYSDRSVLTKPIDYAQLIGELRELCGF; encoded by the coding sequence ATGACTTCTGGCGGTTGTGCAATTCTCCTCGTCGAAGACGAGTTCCTGATTGCGCTGGATGTGCAGATGCGCCTTCAGGAGGCCGGGTACAACGTGCTCGATCCGGTTGCCAGCGTGGAGGAGGCCATGTCGGTTCTGGACAAGACCCCGGTTTGCGCGGCCATTCTGGACATGAATATCCGCGGGTCCACGTCGCTCCCGATCGCTCAGCGCCTTCAGGCCGAAGGCAAACCCTTCATTTTCCTGTCGGGAAACGACACCTATCAACTGCAGGAGAAGTACTCGGATCGTTCGGTGCTGACCAAGCCGATTGATTACGCCCAGTTGATTGGCGAGCTGCGGGAGCTCTGTGGGTTTTAA
- a CDS encoding PAS domain S-box protein — protein sequence MNRVTAKRIDDASLPPLDGEGMTDPSAYGAVGIAHIDAEGTILRCNLRFAEMLGYTPEELAGVHTDAITDADEVELQVMLFREMLAGKRRSFQLNKRYIHKDGSIVWAILTVGCARNANGGVDHFVAIISDITEKHKTSQALADSEARFRATFENAAVGMALIGPDGNWLRVNQKVCDIVGYTPDELMQLTFQDLTHPDDLDIDLELLQDAVEGRRDNYSMEKRYFRKDGSLVWVKLTVGCVRAVNRDVDYFISVIEDITSDKRKDEALLRSEERFRATFENAAIGMAQVAPNGRWLNVNRKVCEILGYSEEELRHLDFQSLTYPDDLPAGLDMMEEMFADQRSSMQVEKRYIHKDGHIVWANLSVACVRNQKGEVDYMISVIDDITEKRQMRRDLTESETRFRAVQQTMPDGFMLFRSMRNEAGQIEDFICDYGNPAAGQLLSIEPEEMSGHRMLVRNSLNVDAGLFDIYCDVVDTGQTAQGELNFPFQDGSTNWFRYSVVKVDDGFAVAFSDISDAKKSEAQLRESEARFRAVQQTMPDGFMIFSSIRNEAGAIEDFYCEYGNPAAQKILSIGPDEIPGYRMLERDSNSVAFGLFDMYCDVVETGRTGQGELEFPFRDGSLRWFRYSIVKVDDGFAVAFSDISDAKAAELRLKENEARLRAFHQTAPDGFTIFHSIRNSSGEISDFRFVYANPAAQKWSGLSEEELKQSTMLAEWSALKSTGVFDKYIDVVETGNPWQGEFFYPGERRPAWYYVTAAKVDDGIAISYKDMTSQKQSEEKLREQEERARAILNSLISFVTLLTPDGIVIDVNESVLATANLSASDVIGKHFWDTYWWSHDADAREELRRSVLKAAQGARVRHDTTVRVSGDERIFVANMLAPVVDEDGLVTHVVASGFDISDRKKAEQHREMLVGELSHRVKNSLATVQTIASHTLREASDLESFRDTFVGRLMAISKCHDLLVDTTRSDADISQLVRDQVLPYARGGLERQVTMSGPPLVLGPEAAHTFGLILHELATNAAKYGALSTERGRLDISWKRGSDRDRLSAILTWVETGGPPVAPPTRRGFGSVLIEQSLTHSLGGEAEIEYRPEGLWAQFRFRKRAL from the coding sequence ATGAACAGGGTCACCGCCAAGCGGATCGATGACGCGTCCCTGCCTCCACTGGATGGGGAGGGGATGACTGATCCGTCGGCTTATGGGGCGGTCGGGATTGCGCATATCGATGCCGAGGGCACCATCCTGCGGTGCAATCTGCGGTTTGCCGAGATGCTGGGCTACACGCCGGAAGAGCTGGCCGGCGTGCACACCGATGCGATCACCGATGCCGATGAAGTCGAGCTGCAGGTCATGCTGTTTCGGGAGATGCTTGCCGGGAAGCGGCGCTCTTTCCAGCTGAACAAGCGCTACATTCACAAGGATGGCAGCATTGTCTGGGCGATCCTGACGGTTGGCTGCGCACGTAATGCGAATGGCGGGGTCGATCATTTCGTCGCCATCATCAGCGACATCACGGAAAAGCATAAAACGTCCCAGGCGCTCGCGGACAGCGAGGCCCGGTTCCGGGCGACATTCGAAAATGCGGCCGTCGGCATGGCGCTTATCGGCCCGGACGGAAATTGGCTGAGGGTGAACCAAAAGGTATGCGATATCGTCGGGTATACGCCTGACGAGCTGATGCAGCTCACCTTTCAGGACCTCACGCATCCCGACGATCTGGATATCGACCTTGAGCTCCTGCAGGATGCCGTCGAAGGCAGGCGCGACAACTACTCCATGGAGAAGCGCTATTTCAGGAAGGACGGCAGCCTTGTCTGGGTCAAACTGACAGTCGGCTGCGTGCGCGCAGTAAATCGCGACGTCGACTATTTCATCTCGGTGATCGAAGACATCACCAGCGACAAGCGCAAGGACGAAGCGCTGCTCAGAAGCGAAGAGCGCTTTCGGGCAACCTTTGAGAATGCCGCCATCGGTATGGCTCAGGTCGCTCCGAACGGGAGGTGGCTGAATGTGAACCGGAAGGTTTGCGAGATCCTTGGCTATTCCGAAGAAGAATTGCGGCATCTTGATTTCCAGTCATTGACGTACCCGGACGACCTTCCGGCGGGCCTCGACATGATGGAGGAAATGTTCGCCGACCAGCGCAGTTCGATGCAGGTGGAAAAGCGCTATATTCACAAGGATGGCCATATCGTCTGGGCGAACCTGTCCGTTGCCTGCGTGCGCAACCAGAAAGGTGAAGTCGACTACATGATTTCGGTCATCGACGACATCACTGAGAAAAGGCAGATGCGCCGCGATCTGACGGAGAGCGAGACGCGCTTCCGCGCTGTCCAGCAGACCATGCCGGACGGTTTTATGCTCTTCAGAAGCATGCGGAATGAAGCGGGCCAGATAGAGGATTTTATTTGCGACTACGGAAACCCGGCGGCCGGCCAGCTATTGTCGATCGAACCGGAGGAAATGTCAGGCCACCGAATGCTGGTGCGGAATTCCCTGAACGTTGATGCCGGATTGTTCGACATCTATTGCGATGTCGTGGATACGGGACAAACGGCGCAAGGGGAGCTCAATTTTCCTTTTCAGGATGGCTCTACCAACTGGTTCCGCTATTCGGTTGTGAAAGTTGATGACGGCTTCGCCGTCGCTTTTTCGGACATCAGTGATGCGAAAAAGTCTGAAGCGCAGCTGCGGGAAAGCGAGGCGCGTTTCAGGGCGGTCCAGCAGACCATGCCGGACGGGTTCATGATTTTCAGCAGCATACGGAATGAAGCTGGAGCGATCGAAGACTTCTATTGCGAATACGGGAACCCCGCGGCCCAGAAGATTTTATCCATCGGGCCGGACGAAATCCCCGGCTACAGGATGCTGGAGCGGGATTCCAACAGTGTGGCGTTCGGCCTGTTCGACATGTATTGCGACGTCGTCGAAACAGGACGCACCGGGCAAGGTGAACTGGAGTTTCCGTTCCGCGACGGTTCCCTCCGCTGGTTCCGGTATTCGATCGTCAAGGTCGATGACGGGTTCGCCGTTGCGTTCTCTGACATCAGCGACGCCAAGGCGGCCGAACTCAGGCTGAAGGAAAACGAGGCGCGTCTCCGGGCGTTTCACCAGACGGCGCCGGACGGATTTACGATTTTCCACAGTATCCGCAATTCATCCGGCGAGATCTCGGATTTCCGGTTTGTCTACGCCAACCCCGCGGCGCAAAAATGGTCGGGTCTCAGCGAGGAGGAGCTCAAGCAATCGACCATGCTGGCTGAATGGTCTGCGCTGAAGTCGACTGGCGTATTCGACAAATATATCGATGTCGTGGAAACGGGAAATCCCTGGCAGGGGGAGTTCTTTTATCCGGGGGAGCGGAGACCGGCCTGGTACTATGTCACAGCGGCAAAAGTCGATGACGGCATAGCGATCTCGTACAAGGATATGACAAGCCAGAAGCAGTCAGAGGAAAAACTTCGGGAGCAGGAAGAGCGGGCACGCGCCATTCTCAACAGCCTGATCTCCTTCGTGACCCTGCTGACACCGGACGGCATTGTGATTGACGTCAACGAGTCTGTCCTGGCGACAGCAAACCTGTCGGCATCCGATGTCATCGGAAAACATTTCTGGGACACGTACTGGTGGTCGCATGATGCCGACGCCCGTGAGGAATTGCGGCGGAGTGTCCTGAAGGCCGCCCAGGGCGCGCGCGTGCGCCATGATACAACTGTCAGGGTATCGGGAGACGAACGGATTTTCGTGGCGAACATGCTTGCCCCGGTTGTTGATGAAGATGGCCTGGTCACCCATGTCGTCGCATCCGGGTTCGACATCTCCGATCGCAAGAAGGCCGAGCAGCACCGGGAAATGCTGGTGGGAGAGCTCAGCCATCGGGTGAAAAACTCGCTGGCCACTGTGCAGACCATCGCTTCGCATACCCTGCGGGAGGCCTCGGACCTTGAATCTTTCCGGGATACGTTTGTGGGCCGGCTCATGGCCATTTCGAAATGTCACGACCTGCTGGTCGATACGACGCGCAGTGATGCCGATATCTCCCAGCTGGTGCGCGACCAGGTGTTGCCCTACGCCCGCGGCGGGCTGGAACGGCAAGTGACAATGTCCGGCCCGCCCCTGGTTCTTGGGCCTGAAGCGGCCCATACTTTCGGTCTGATCCTGCACGAACTGGCCACCAATGCCGCCAAATACGGTGCGCTGTCGACGGAGCGGGGACGGCTCGACATCAGCTGGAAACGTGGCTCGGACCGGGACAGGCTCAGTGCGATCCTGACCTGGGTGGAGACGGGCGGGCCGCCGGTGGCGCCGCCGACGCGCCGCGGATTCGGCAGTGTGCTGATCGAGCAGAGTTTGACGCATTCTCTTGGCGGGGAAGCGGAAATCGAGTATCGCCCGGAAGGCCTTTGGGCGCAGTTCCGGTTTCGGAAAAGAGCTCTGTGA
- the hpf gene encoding ribosome hibernation-promoting factor, HPF/YfiA family — protein sequence MQIQITGKHMDLGDALRGRIETGLEAAVSKYFNRTGDARVFVSQQGPFVEVDCNVHLPSGIILQSTGKAGDPYAALEDSLDKMEKRVRRYKRRLKDHHAGNTTLPSEPAAESVIHVNGYDSEADEELPEASDDTPLTVAETAVHIRTMSVSEAVMQLELQEVPALMFRNAGHDRLNMVYRRPDGHIGWVDPADASRN from the coding sequence GTGCAGATACAGATTACTGGCAAGCATATGGATCTCGGTGACGCTCTTCGGGGCCGGATCGAAACAGGGCTCGAAGCAGCGGTCAGTAAGTATTTCAATCGAACCGGCGACGCCCGCGTCTTCGTATCCCAGCAAGGCCCGTTTGTGGAAGTGGACTGCAACGTCCACCTGCCTTCCGGCATCATCCTGCAATCGACCGGCAAGGCGGGCGACCCGTACGCGGCGCTGGAAGACAGCCTCGACAAGATGGAAAAGCGCGTGCGCCGCTACAAGCGCCGCCTGAAGGACCATCATGCCGGCAATACGACCCTGCCATCCGAGCCTGCCGCCGAATCTGTCATCCACGTCAACGGATACGATTCCGAAGCCGACGAAGAACTGCCCGAGGCCTCTGACGACACCCCGCTGACCGTCGCGGAAACGGCCGTTCACATCCGGACGATGAGCGTTTCTGAGGCAGTGATGCAGCTGGAGCTGCAGGAAGTTCCGGCACTCATGTTCAGAAATGCTGGCCATGATCGTCTTAATATGGTGTACCGCCGACCGGACGGGCACATTGGTTGGGTGGATCCAGCAGACGCCTCAAGAAACTGA
- a CDS encoding PTS sugar transporter subunit IIA: protein MATDLSSLLEGGVILPSFNATSRKQAIHALAEGLAEATGLGARQIEDAVMERERLGSTGVGEGVAIPHARVDGLEKPVGGFLRLDEGVDFEAIDERPCDLIFMLLAPKTAGADHLRALAQVSRVFRQGAVRDALREARTEEDVRAVVCREAAEPSV, encoded by the coding sequence ATGGCGACCGATCTGAGTTCCCTGCTTGAAGGCGGGGTTATCCTGCCGTCGTTTAACGCGACGAGCCGAAAACAGGCGATTCACGCTCTGGCAGAAGGCCTGGCCGAAGCAACCGGCCTCGGTGCGCGCCAGATCGAGGATGCCGTGATGGAACGCGAACGGCTGGGATCAACTGGCGTCGGTGAAGGCGTTGCGATCCCGCACGCCCGCGTCGACGGGCTTGAAAAGCCGGTTGGCGGCTTCCTGCGGCTCGATGAAGGCGTCGATTTCGAGGCCATCGACGAGCGCCCCTGTGACCTGATCTTCATGCTGCTGGCCCCGAAAACCGCTGGAGCGGACCATCTTCGGGCACTGGCCCAGGTCTCACGCGTTTTCCGTCAGGGCGCCGTTCGCGATGCCCTGCGCGAGGCACGCACGGAAGAAGACGTCCGCGCCGTGGTCTGCCGGGAAGCGGCCGAACCTTCGGTCTGA